In a single window of the Halobaculum lipolyticum genome:
- a CDS encoding phosphatase PAP2 family protein, with the protein MSDHALIAGSALGVPEWLVAVAALLTQLGDAWFLYLGLGLLYWLGDRRLAANPRRVGATLIAVGLGALAVTVGLKSLFAFGRPPGAAEATAPLWLPAVAVDAYAGAATGDGFSFPSGHAIGATMVYGGLATFLDVWDRRTRLRVAGVLIAVVALTRVVLGVHYVVDVAAGVAVGVAGLLLFQRVARSGFRPHPDRAFFLAAGLGLVATAVAAAGGHGDEVLEAAIAFGGGLGGYAVWRVRGTETAPVGRIDTVVGLGVIAAVFGSAYWVATAGLPYVFGVVPDTTPFRLLAVVPLSFAGVAVVVAWPTLVARARGSDRPGDAGVDESESAGVADLITEAEPVGDDEADG; encoded by the coding sequence CGTGGTTCCTCTATCTGGGGCTGGGGCTGCTCTACTGGCTCGGCGACCGCCGGCTGGCCGCCAACCCCCGCCGCGTCGGCGCGACGCTGATCGCCGTCGGACTCGGCGCGCTCGCGGTCACCGTCGGGCTGAAGAGCCTGTTCGCGTTCGGCCGCCCGCCCGGCGCCGCCGAGGCGACGGCGCCGCTGTGGCTCCCCGCCGTCGCCGTCGACGCGTACGCGGGGGCCGCCACCGGCGACGGCTTCTCGTTCCCCTCCGGCCACGCCATCGGCGCGACGATGGTGTACGGCGGGCTGGCGACGTTCCTCGACGTGTGGGACCGACGGACCCGCCTGCGCGTCGCCGGCGTCCTGATCGCGGTCGTCGCGCTCACCCGGGTCGTCCTCGGCGTCCACTACGTCGTCGACGTCGCCGCCGGCGTCGCCGTCGGCGTCGCCGGACTCCTGCTGTTCCAGCGGGTCGCCCGCTCCGGCTTCCGTCCCCACCCCGACCGCGCGTTCTTCCTCGCGGCCGGGCTCGGACTCGTCGCGACCGCCGTCGCCGCCGCGGGCGGCCACGGCGACGAGGTGTTGGAGGCGGCCATCGCGTTCGGCGGCGGTCTCGGCGGCTACGCCGTCTGGCGCGTGCGTGGCACCGAGACGGCGCCCGTCGGTCGGATCGACACCGTCGTCGGTCTCGGCGTGATCGCCGCGGTGTTCGGCTCGGCCTACTGGGTCGCCACCGCGGGGCTGCCGTACGTGTTCGGCGTCGTCCCCGACACCACGCCGTTCCGACTGCTGGCGGTGGTGCCGCTGTCGTTCGCCGGCGTCGCGGTCGTCGTCGCCTGGCCCACGCTCGTCGCACGGGCGCGTGGGAGTGACCGTCCCGGGGATGCCGGTGTGGACGAGTCGGAGTCGGCGGGGGTCGCGGACCTGATCACCGAGGCCGAACCCGTCGGCGACGACGAGGCGGACGGGTAG
- the glnA gene encoding type I glutamate--ammonia ligase, whose amino-acid sequence MTDGNTTPDGGLSAVEQDVLDEIEEKGIDFLRLQFTDILGTVKNVSVPATQAEKAFTEGIYFDGSSIDGFVRIQESDMRLKPDPETFAVLPWRTREEGAGGAARLICDVYDTSTGEPFEGDPRRVLKDALARAADMGFKVNAAPEPEFFLFEHDEEGRATTKTNDAGGYFDLAPKDLASDVRRDIIYGLEDMGFEIEASHHEVAEGQHEINFEYDDALATADNVGTFRTVVRAIAAQHDLHATFMPKPIPRINGSGMHTHISLFTEDGENAFHDDDDEFNLSEEAKQFTAGILEHAPAIAAVSNPTVNSYKRLVPGYEAPVYVAWSDRNRSALIRKPAARVPAASRIEARFPDPSCNPYLAFAALIHAGLDGIENELDCDDPVRENIYEFDEAKREEYGIDTLPSNLGEAIDELEDDELVMDALGDHVAEKFVEAKRAEYDEYRIDVSQWELNKYLETF is encoded by the coding sequence ATGACGGACGGAAACACCACACCCGACGGCGGGCTGAGCGCGGTGGAACAGGACGTCCTCGACGAGATCGAGGAGAAGGGGATCGACTTCCTCCGGCTCCAGTTCACCGACATCCTCGGGACGGTCAAGAACGTCTCCGTCCCGGCCACGCAGGCCGAGAAGGCGTTCACCGAGGGCATCTACTTCGACGGTTCTTCGATCGACGGCTTCGTTCGGATCCAGGAGTCGGACATGCGGCTCAAACCCGACCCCGAGACGTTCGCGGTGCTGCCGTGGCGCACCCGCGAGGAGGGGGCCGGCGGCGCCGCACGGCTCATCTGTGACGTCTACGACACCTCGACGGGCGAGCCGTTCGAGGGCGACCCGCGTCGCGTCCTGAAGGACGCCCTCGCCCGCGCCGCCGACATGGGCTTCAAGGTCAACGCCGCGCCCGAGCCCGAGTTCTTCCTGTTCGAACACGACGAGGAGGGTCGTGCGACGACGAAGACGAACGACGCGGGCGGCTACTTCGACCTCGCGCCGAAGGACCTCGCCTCCGACGTCCGTCGCGACATCATCTACGGGCTGGAGGACATGGGCTTCGAGATCGAGGCGTCCCACCACGAGGTCGCCGAGGGCCAACACGAGATCAACTTCGAGTACGACGACGCCCTCGCCACCGCCGACAACGTCGGGACGTTCCGGACGGTCGTCCGCGCCATCGCGGCCCAGCACGACCTCCACGCGACGTTCATGCCGAAGCCGATCCCGCGGATCAACGGCTCGGGCATGCACACCCACATCTCGCTGTTCACCGAGGACGGCGAGAACGCCTTCCACGACGACGACGACGAGTTCAACCTGAGCGAGGAGGCCAAGCAGTTCACCGCCGGTATCCTGGAGCACGCGCCCGCCATCGCGGCCGTGAGCAACCCGACGGTGAACAGCTACAAGCGGCTCGTCCCCGGCTACGAGGCACCCGTCTACGTCGCGTGGTCCGACCGCAACCGCTCGGCGCTCATCCGCAAGCCGGCCGCGCGCGTGCCGGCCGCCTCGCGCATCGAGGCGCGGTTCCCCGACCCGTCGTGTAACCCGTATCTCGCCTTCGCCGCGCTCATCCACGCCGGACTCGACGGCATCGAGAACGAACTGGACTGCGACGACCCGGTCCGCGAGAACATCTACGAGTTCGACGAGGCCAAACGCGAGGAGTACGGCATCGACACGCTGCCGTCGAACCTCGGCGAGGCGATCGACGAACTGGAGGACGACGAGCTCGTCATGGACGCCCTCGGCGATCACGTCGCCGAGAAGTTCGTCGAGGCGAAGCGGGCCGAGTACGACGAGTACCGCATCGACGTCTCGCAGTGGGAGCTGAACAAGTACCTCGAGACGTTCTGA
- the lrp gene encoding HTH-type transcriptional regulator Lrp: MTYENLDARLVNALLGNGRASLRSLGEDLDVSVTTVSNHLRDLEDEGVIEGYTPRVNYDRLGYDVTAIVQLKVEGSALPEIVERLRDQKQMTSVYEVTGDYDVIAIGKFRDTDEMNEGIKGLLADQDIRETNTSVVLNSVVENAQFDLDVEE, translated from the coding sequence ATGACGTACGAAAATCTCGATGCGAGGCTCGTCAACGCACTGCTCGGAAACGGTCGCGCCAGCCTCCGCTCGTTGGGCGAGGACCTCGACGTGTCGGTGACGACCGTCTCCAACCACCTGCGCGATCTGGAGGACGAAGGCGTCATCGAGGGGTACACGCCGCGGGTGAACTACGACCGTCTCGGCTACGACGTGACCGCCATCGTCCAGTTGAAGGTGGAAGGGAGCGCGCTGCCGGAGATCGTCGAGCGCCTGCGAGACCAGAAACAGATGACCTCCGTGTACGAGGTGACGGGCGACTACGACGTGATCGCGATCGGGAAGTTCCGCGACACCGACGAGATGAACGAGGGGATCAAGGGGCTGCTCGCCGACCAGGACATCCGCGAGACGAACACGTCGGTCGTGCTCAACTCGGTCGTCGAGAACGCGCAGTTCGACCTGGACGTCGAGGAGTGA
- a CDS encoding aminopeptidase, producing the protein MDPRIREHAETIVEHSIELEAGDDLVIHLPSEAEDLAVALHEYAGDIGANPVYLNNSTRADRAFLRAREDDFELPEHKLALFEAADAFVIARGGGNVSETVDVDPETTAAHNRATRPVQQARLSKTWCLTQFPTEGRAQLAGMSTEEYENFVYDAVSLDWEAQAEFQQQMVDRLNDAEEVRIESGEETDVTMSIAGNSALNDDGKANLPGGEVFTAPVKESVNGTVHFDLPLYRQGREIEDVRVTFEDGRVTEFSAGRNEDVLEGVFNTDENARYLGELGIGMNRAIDRFTYNMLFDEKMGDTVHMAVGAAYPETVGEGNEVNESAEHVDMIVDMSEDSVIELDGEVVQEDGTFVFEDREARTE; encoded by the coding sequence ATGGACCCGCGCATCCGCGAACACGCCGAGACCATCGTCGAACACTCCATCGAGTTGGAGGCGGGCGACGACCTCGTCATCCACCTGCCGAGCGAGGCGGAGGACCTGGCCGTCGCGCTCCACGAGTACGCCGGCGACATCGGCGCCAACCCCGTCTACCTCAACAACTCCACCCGCGCCGACCGCGCGTTCCTCCGCGCCCGCGAGGACGACTTCGAACTGCCCGAGCACAAACTCGCGCTGTTCGAGGCGGCCGACGCGTTCGTCATCGCCCGCGGCGGCGGCAACGTCTCCGAGACGGTCGACGTCGACCCCGAGACGACCGCCGCCCACAACCGCGCCACCCGCCCCGTCCAGCAGGCGCGGCTCTCGAAGACGTGGTGTCTCACCCAGTTCCCGACCGAAGGGCGCGCCCAGTTGGCCGGGATGAGCACCGAGGAGTACGAGAACTTCGTGTACGACGCCGTCAGCCTCGATTGGGAGGCGCAAGCGGAGTTCCAACAGCAGATGGTCGACCGCCTGAACGACGCCGAGGAGGTGCGCATCGAATCCGGCGAGGAGACGGACGTGACGATGTCCATCGCCGGCAACTCCGCGCTCAACGACGACGGGAAGGCGAACCTCCCCGGCGGCGAGGTGTTCACCGCCCCCGTCAAAGAGAGCGTGAACGGCACCGTCCACTTCGACCTCCCGCTGTACCGGCAGGGGCGCGAGATCGAGGACGTGCGCGTCACCTTCGAGGACGGGCGCGTGACCGAGTTCTCCGCCGGGCGCAACGAGGACGTGCTGGAGGGCGTGTTCAACACCGACGAGAACGCCCGCTACCTCGGCGAACTCGGGATCGGGATGAACCGCGCCATCGACCGGTTCACGTACAACATGCTGTTCGACGAGAAGATGGGCGACACCGTCCACATGGCGGTCGGCGCCGCTTACCCCGAGACGGTCGGCGAGGGCAACGAGGTGAACGAGTCGGCCGAGCACGTCGACATGATCGTCGACATGAGCGAGGACTCCGTCATCGAACTGGACGGCGAAGTCGTCCAGGAGGACGGGACGTTCGTGTTCGAGGACCGCGAGGCGCGAACGGAGTGA
- the alaS gene encoding alanine--tRNA ligase has translation MSDLTAEYRLEYFEEEGFSRKECPSCGAHFWTRDDERELCGEPPCEDYSFVGEPGFDEPYTLEEMREAFLSYFEEHGHERIAPYPVAANRWRDDVLLTQASIYDFQPLVTSGETPPPANPLTISQPCIRMQDIDNVGKTGRHTMAFEMMAHHAFNAKEEVGDQYAYSGEVYWKDETVRLCDGLFEELGANLDEITYIEDPWVGGGNAGPAIEVIYKGAELATLVFMSLEQDPDGDYELKDGNTYSEMDTYIVDTGYGLERWTWMSQGTPTVYEAVYPEMIAFLKENAGVDLSEEEEELVRRSSTLAGHLDIDEAEDIEAARDNIADKLDVDTEELTTLLEPLESIYAIADHCRTLAYMFGDEIVPSNVGTGYLARMVLRRTKRLVDEVGVDAPLDELVDMQAERLGYQNRDTIRDMVRTEVEKYRETLERGGRKVESLADEYAGTGEPIPVEDLIELYDSHGIQPDMVEDIAAERGAEVAVPDDFYGLVASRHDSAQAFDRDDAADERLADLPETERLYYDDQDRTEFEAVVLDVFEREDGYDVVLDQTMFYPEGGGQPADRGTLSTDDATVEVEDVQLSGDVVLHRTDADPGKGEFVRGQVDAERRRRLMRHHTATHIVGYAARQVLGDHIRQAGAQKGLQSSRLDVAHYDRVSREQVKAIERVANDIVRRNLPVKQEWPDRHEAESEHGFDLYQGGIPPGEQIRLIRVGDDVQACGGTHVARTGDIGTIKLLKAEPVQDGVERLVFAAGEAAIDATHRTEDALSDAADVLSVDPQEVPETAERFFVEWKQRGKTIDRLKEELAELRAAAGGEEVEIGDAVAVVQRMDADSDELRATANAHVEDGRIAVLGSGEGGAATFVVGVPDGVGINAGEVVGELAGRVGGGGGGPPDFAQGGGPDVDALDDALETAADVLRQKLEA, from the coding sequence ATGAGCGACCTTACTGCGGAGTACCGCCTCGAGTACTTCGAGGAGGAGGGGTTCTCCCGGAAGGAGTGTCCGTCGTGCGGCGCGCACTTCTGGACCCGCGACGACGAGCGCGAGCTGTGTGGCGAGCCGCCGTGTGAGGACTACTCGTTCGTCGGGGAGCCGGGGTTCGACGAGCCGTACACGCTGGAGGAGATGCGCGAGGCGTTCCTCTCGTACTTCGAGGAGCACGGCCACGAGCGCATCGCCCCGTACCCGGTCGCGGCGAACCGCTGGCGCGACGACGTGCTGCTCACGCAGGCGTCCATCTACGACTTCCAGCCGCTGGTCACCTCCGGGGAGACGCCGCCGCCGGCGAACCCCCTCACCATCTCTCAGCCGTGCATCCGGATGCAGGACATCGACAACGTGGGGAAGACGGGCCGCCACACGATGGCGTTCGAGATGATGGCCCACCACGCGTTCAACGCCAAAGAGGAGGTCGGCGACCAGTACGCCTACTCCGGGGAGGTGTACTGGAAGGACGAGACCGTCCGCCTGTGTGACGGCCTGTTCGAGGAACTGGGGGCGAACCTCGACGAGATCACCTACATCGAGGACCCGTGGGTCGGCGGCGGCAACGCCGGTCCCGCCATCGAGGTCATCTACAAGGGTGCCGAGCTGGCGACGCTGGTGTTCATGTCGCTGGAGCAGGACCCCGACGGCGACTACGAACTGAAGGACGGCAACACGTACTCCGAGATGGACACGTACATCGTGGACACGGGGTACGGGCTGGAGCGGTGGACCTGGATGAGTCAGGGCACCCCGACCGTGTACGAGGCGGTGTACCCCGAGATGATCGCGTTCCTGAAGGAGAACGCCGGGGTCGACCTCTCCGAGGAGGAGGAGGAGTTGGTCCGCCGCTCGTCCACGCTGGCGGGCCACCTCGACATCGACGAGGCCGAGGACATCGAGGCCGCCCGCGACAACATCGCGGACAAACTCGACGTCGACACCGAGGAGCTGACGACGCTGTTGGAGCCGCTAGAGAGCATCTACGCCATCGCCGACCACTGCCGGACGCTCGCGTACATGTTCGGCGACGAGATCGTCCCCTCGAACGTCGGGACCGGCTACCTCGCGCGGATGGTGCTCCGGCGGACGAAGCGGCTCGTCGACGAGGTCGGGGTCGACGCCCCGCTCGACGAGTTGGTCGACATGCAGGCCGAGCGCCTCGGCTACCAGAACCGCGACACGATCCGCGACATGGTCAGGACGGAGGTGGAGAAGTACCGCGAGACGCTCGAACGCGGCGGCCGCAAGGTGGAGTCGCTGGCCGACGAGTACGCCGGCACCGGCGAACCGATCCCGGTCGAGGACCTCATCGAACTGTACGACTCCCACGGGATCCAGCCGGACATGGTCGAGGACATCGCCGCCGAGCGCGGCGCGGAGGTGGCGGTGCCCGACGACTTCTACGGGCTGGTCGCCTCCCGCCACGACTCCGCGCAGGCGTTCGACCGCGACGACGCGGCCGACGAACGGCTCGCCGACCTCCCGGAGACGGAGCGCCTCTACTACGACGACCAGGACCGCACCGAGTTCGAGGCGGTCGTACTCGATGTGTTCGAGCGCGAGGACGGCTACGACGTGGTGCTCGACCAGACGATGTTCTACCCCGAGGGCGGCGGGCAGCCCGCCGACCGCGGGACGCTGTCGACGGACGACGCCACCGTCGAGGTTGAGGACGTCCAGCTCTCCGGCGACGTGGTGCTCCACCGTACCGACGCCGACCCGGGGAAAGGCGAGTTCGTCCGCGGGCAGGTCGACGCCGAGCGTCGCCGCCGGCTGATGCGCCACCACACCGCCACCCACATCGTCGGCTACGCCGCCCGACAGGTGCTCGGCGACCACATCCGGCAGGCGGGCGCCCAGAAGGGTCTCCAGTCGTCGCGCCTCGACGTGGCCCACTACGACCGCGTGAGCCGCGAACAGGTGAAAGCGATCGAGCGCGTCGCCAACGACATCGTCCGCCGGAACCTCCCCGTGAAACAGGAGTGGCCCGACCGCCACGAGGCCGAGTCCGAGCACGGCTTCGACCTGTATCAGGGCGGGATCCCGCCGGGCGAGCAGATCCGCCTCATCCGCGTCGGCGACGACGTGCAGGCGTGCGGCGGCACCCACGTCGCCCGCACGGGCGACATCGGGACGATCAAGCTGCTGAAGGCCGAGCCGGTGCAGGACGGCGTCGAGCGGCTCGTGTTCGCGGCGGGCGAGGCGGCGATCGACGCCACCCACCGCACCGAGGACGCGCTGTCCGACGCCGCCGACGTGCTGTCGGTCGACCCGCAGGAGGTGCCCGAGACGGCCGAACGCTTCTTCGTCGAGTGGAAGCAGCGCGGCAAGACGATCGACCGCCTGAAGGAGGAACTGGCGGAGCTTCGCGCCGCGGCGGGCGGCGAGGAGGTCGAGATCGGCGACGCCGTCGCTGTCGTCCAGCGCATGGACGCCGACAGCGACGAACTGCGCGCCACCGCCAACGCCCACGTCGAGGACGGCCGCATCGCCGTACTCGGCTCCGGCGAGGGCGGCGCGGCCACCTTCGTCGTCGGCGTGCCCGACGGCGTCGGCATCAACGCCGGCGAGGTCGTCGGCGAACTCGCGGGTCGCGTCGGCGGCGGCGGCGGCGGCCCGCCGGACTTCGCGCAGGGCGGCGGTCCCGACGTGGACGCGCTCGACGACGCGCTGGAGACCGCGGCGGACGTGCTCCGGCAGAAGCTGGAGGCGTGA
- a CDS encoding GAF domain-containing protein yields MADPVAEPSRSVLVVAADGSTVPDGLVETLSSSVDGVADVTVPRELRDRLTGSDRPGALVLVGDPTLPASVREAVASTRTPVVAYADTEPTADYVDGYVDSGSPGERLAAEIDRAFDGETRRQLRAARRRVTELHAGTAQIAATESVEALFDRTVAVAERVLSFDHCAVAVHRDGEMVVRRRSSDADWLNDRVSVDESVGGRAFARGETIHVDDISEHDVAVADASGSGISVPLGSDAVFQAVSRRPYAFDDTDRELAELLAMHVGQAYERLRAEADLTRRERVMTELHEAAPRLVDADSEDELFELTVEIAERVLAFDRSCVYTADGDRFRRRATTDPDLPAEFPRGFGALEHSYAEGESVLSDDVSVDAVAESHDGNSRSLISVPFAGDAVFQAVTDARGVFDERDLEFAELLVSYATAVGERIRSEAALREARRVTEQLHDSAADIAAADDESALIDRAIRAAKDVLSFDQSAIIFREGDSLVPVAESAAAPTVASREMGLDEGVVGRTYTTGEAVVVDDLAEATDAEPVRADYRSGLSVPIGDLGVFQAVATEPGAFDRDDLNNAELLMTHVAVSLERLRTQSDLRSERDRLSALFENVPDAAVSFELADGEPIVRDINPAFTETFGYDEAVIGSSLDEYIVPDDAETEAVELNERLHHGESLRRECRRATADGVRDFLMYVVPLEVGAENLGGYAIYSDITERRERERALQRQNERLDEFASVVSHDLRNPLSIAEGYLDLARETGDDAHLDTVGEAIERMRTLVDDLLRLAREGRVVGDAEPVDLAAAARRAWSSVDTADATLSVDAGEVDADRERLCELFENLFRNAVEHAGEGVAVRVESTDRGFAVADDGPGVAPERREEVFEAGVSTADDGTGFGLAIVRRIADAHGWSVTLTESDAGGARFAFDTA; encoded by the coding sequence ATGGCGGATCCTGTCGCGGAGCCGTCGCGATCGGTCCTCGTCGTCGCGGCCGACGGATCGACGGTTCCGGACGGGCTCGTGGAGACCCTCTCGTCGTCCGTCGACGGCGTCGCAGACGTGACGGTCCCCCGCGAGCTTCGCGATCGACTGACCGGGAGCGACCGCCCCGGCGCGCTGGTGCTCGTGGGCGACCCGACGTTGCCGGCGTCGGTCCGCGAGGCGGTGGCGTCGACACGGACGCCGGTCGTCGCGTACGCCGACACCGAGCCGACCGCCGACTACGTCGACGGCTACGTCGACTCCGGAAGCCCGGGCGAGCGCCTCGCGGCCGAGATCGACCGGGCCTTCGACGGGGAGACACGGCGACAGCTGCGGGCCGCACGGCGCCGCGTGACCGAACTGCACGCGGGGACCGCACAGATCGCCGCCACCGAGAGCGTCGAGGCGCTGTTCGATCGGACGGTCGCCGTCGCCGAGCGGGTGCTGTCCTTCGACCACTGTGCGGTCGCGGTCCACCGCGACGGCGAGATGGTCGTCCGCCGGCGGTCGAGCGACGCCGACTGGCTGAACGATCGGGTGTCGGTCGACGAGTCGGTCGGCGGGCGCGCGTTCGCCCGCGGCGAGACGATCCACGTGGACGACATCTCCGAACACGACGTCGCCGTCGCCGACGCCAGCGGCTCGGGCATCTCGGTGCCGCTCGGGAGCGACGCGGTGTTCCAGGCGGTGTCGCGACGGCCGTACGCGTTCGACGACACCGACCGCGAGCTGGCGGAGCTGCTCGCGATGCACGTCGGGCAGGCGTACGAACGCCTCCGCGCGGAGGCGGACCTCACGCGGCGCGAACGCGTGATGACGGAGTTGCACGAGGCGGCGCCCCGGCTCGTCGACGCCGACAGCGAGGACGAGCTGTTCGAGCTGACCGTCGAGATCGCAGAGCGGGTGCTCGCGTTCGACCGGTCGTGCGTGTACACCGCCGACGGCGACCGGTTCCGGCGGCGCGCGACGACGGACCCCGACCTCCCCGCCGAGTTCCCCCGCGGGTTCGGGGCGTTGGAGCACAGCTACGCCGAGGGGGAGTCGGTGCTGTCCGACGACGTCAGCGTCGACGCCGTCGCCGAGTCCCACGACGGGAACTCCCGGTCGCTCATCTCCGTCCCGTTCGCGGGCGACGCCGTCTTCCAGGCCGTGACGGACGCCCGGGGCGTGTTCGACGAGCGCGACCTCGAGTTCGCCGAGTTGCTGGTGTCGTACGCGACGGCCGTCGGCGAGCGGATCCGCTCGGAGGCGGCGCTCCGGGAGGCGCGGCGGGTCACCGAACAGCTCCACGACTCCGCCGCCGACATCGCGGCCGCCGACGACGAGTCGGCGCTGATCGACCGGGCGATCCGGGCCGCCAAGGACGTCCTGTCGTTCGACCAGTCGGCGATCATCTTCCGGGAGGGCGACTCCCTCGTGCCGGTCGCCGAATCCGCCGCGGCCCCGACCGTGGCCTCGCGGGAGATGGGACTCGACGAGGGGGTCGTCGGCCGGACGTACACCACCGGCGAGGCGGTCGTCGTCGACGACCTCGCCGAGGCGACCGACGCCGAACCCGTCCGCGCGGACTACCGGTCGGGGCTGTCCGTCCCGATCGGCGATCTGGGCGTGTTCCAGGCGGTCGCCACCGAGCCGGGCGCGTTCGACCGGGACGACCTCAACAACGCGGAGCTGTTGATGACCCACGTCGCCGTCTCGCTGGAGCGGCTCCGCACCCAGAGCGACCTCCGCTCCGAGCGCGACCGGCTGTCGGCGCTGTTCGAGAACGTCCCCGACGCGGCGGTGTCGTTCGAACTGGCCGACGGCGAGCCGATCGTGCGCGACATCAACCCGGCGTTCACCGAGACGTTCGGCTACGACGAGGCGGTGATCGGCTCCTCCCTCGACGAGTACATCGTTCCCGACGACGCCGAGACGGAGGCCGTCGAGCTGAACGAGCGCCTCCACCACGGCGAGAGCCTCCGCCGCGAGTGCCGCCGCGCCACGGCCGACGGCGTCCGCGACTTCCTCATGTACGTCGTCCCGCTGGAGGTGGGCGCCGAGAACCTCGGCGGCTACGCCATCTACTCGGACATCACCGAGCGCCGCGAGCGCGAGCGGGCGCTCCAGCGGCAGAACGAGCGCCTCGACGAGTTCGCCAGCGTCGTCTCCCACGACCTGCGGAACCCCCTATCGATCGCTGAGGGCTACCTCGACCTCGCGCGCGAGACGGGCGACGACGCCCACCTCGACACGGTCGGGGAGGCCATCGAGCGGATGCGGACGCTCGTCGACGACCTCCTCAGACTCGCCCGCGAGGGCCGCGTCGTCGGCGACGCCGAGCCGGTGGACCTCGCGGCGGCGGCCCGGCGGGCGTGGAGCAGCGTCGACACCGCCGACGCGACGCTGTCGGTCGACGCCGGCGAGGTCGACGCCGACCGCGAACGGCTGTGTGAGCTGTTCGAGAACCTGTTCCGCAACGCCGTCGAGCACGCCGGCGAAGGGGTCGCGGTCCGCGTCGAGTCCACCGACCGTGGGTTCGCCGTCGCCGACGACGGCCCGGGCGTGGCGCCCGAGCGCCGCGAGGAGGTGTTCGAGGCGGGCGTCTCGACGGCCGACGACGGCACCGGCTTCGGGCTGGCCATCGTCCGGCGCATCGCCGACGCCCACGGCTGGTCGGTGACGCTGACGGAGAGCGACGCCGGCGGGGCGCGGTTCGCCTTCGACACCGCGTGA
- a CDS encoding TspO/MBR family protein: protein MTDSASAVDGDGPLSGLDDRLDGVVGLVALVLLVNVVGGVPAVLGGPGSAWFEALVKPAIYPPSWLFGVVWTALFTLSGAALWLVVRAEPSAARRLALGAFVLQFAFNVAWTPTFFAFQRIDLALGVIVVLAALLAGTVAAFARVDRRAAALLVPYLAWVCFAAVLNYRFLVVN, encoded by the coding sequence ATGACCGACTCCGCGTCCGCCGTCGACGGCGACGGCCCGCTCTCGGGACTCGACGACCGCCTCGACGGCGTCGTCGGGCTCGTCGCGCTCGTGCTCCTCGTCAACGTCGTCGGCGGCGTGCCGGCCGTCCTCGGCGGTCCCGGCTCCGCGTGGTTCGAGGCGCTCGTCAAGCCCGCCATCTACCCGCCGTCGTGGCTGTTCGGCGTCGTCTGGACGGCGCTGTTCACGCTGTCGGGGGCGGCGCTGTGGCTCGTGGTCCGGGCGGAGCCGTCGGCGGCGCGCCGGCTCGCGCTGGGGGCGTTCGTCCTCCAGTTCGCGTTCAACGTCGCGTGGACGCCGACGTTCTTCGCGTTCCAGCGCATCGACCTCGCGCTCGGGGTCATCGTCGTCCTCGCGGCGCTGTTGGCGGGCACCGTCGCCGCGTTCGCCCGCGTGGACCGCCGGGCGGCGGCGCTGTTGGTGCCGTACCTCGCGTGGGTGTGTTTCGCCGCGGTGTTGAACTACCGCTTCCTCGTGGTGAACTGA